Below is a window of Streptomyces sp. NBC_01429 DNA.
GCGGATCCCCGTCGAGGGCGAGGACGAGGTCGCCCGGCTCTCCCGGTCCTTCAACTCGATGACCGCCGCGCTCGCCTCCTCCCGCGACCGCCAGTCGCAGCTGATCGCCGACGCCGGGCACGAGCTGCGGACCCCGCTCACCTCGCTCCGTACCAACATCGAGCTGCTCGCCCGCAGCGAGGAGACCGGCCGCGCGATCCCGCCCGACGACCGCAAGGCGCTCATGGCGTCCGTCAAGGCGCAGATGACCGAACTCGCCTCGCTCATCGGGGACCTTCAGGAGCTGTCCCGCCCGGACGCCGCCGATCCCGGCCCGCTCCAGATCGTCGGGCTCCACACCGCCATGACGAACGCGCTGGAGCGGGCCCGGCTGCGCGGCCCCGACCTGACGATCGAGACCGACCTCAACCCCTGGTACGTCCGGGCCGAACCGGCAGCGCTGGAAAGGGCGTTGATCAACGTCCTGGACAACGCGGTGAAGTTCAGCCCGTCCGGCGGTGTGATCGAGGTCGCGCTGAGCACCGGCGGCGAACTGACCGTACGGGACCACGGCCCCGGCATCCCGGCCGAGGAACTGCCGCACGTCTTCGAGCGGTTCTGGCGCTCGTCCTCGGCCCGCGCGCTGCCGGGCTCCGGGCTCGGGCTGTCCATCGTGGCCCGTACGGTGCAGCAGACGGGCGGCGAGATCGCCCTGCGCCAGGCGGCGGGCGGCGGGACGGTCGCGGCGATCCGTATCCCGGGGGCGCCGATGCCGCCGCCGGAGACGTACTGAGCGAGTCCCGGGAGCGCGGTTACGGCGGCGCGGTTACGGAGTCCGCCCCACGCGCAGCTCCGAGCCCACCAGCCGCGCGTGGATGCCGTCCCGTTCCACCGTGATGTGGCGCAGCCGCAGGTCACCGGGGGTCTTCGGGAGGGTGAAGGAGAGCGAGAGGCTGTCGGACAGCTCCGGGGGCCGCAGGTCGAGCAGCGCCTCGACGAGACCGGGTTCGAGTCCCGCCTCGCGGAGCAGCTCGGGGTGGTCCGCCACCACGTCGATCAGGTTGAGCCCCATCAGTTTCCGCGCGAAGTGCGGGGTGCCGGTGAGGCGCGCCAGCTCGTCCTCGCCGCGCAGCGCCTCCCGTACCCGCGCCTGCGGCACGCCGAGCCGCTCGACGACGGCGGGCACTTCGAGCAGCGCGCGGGCCCGGTCCTTCTCCTCGGCGATGCGGGTGGCGGCCTCGGGTGCCAGCCGCAGTCCGGAGTGCGCGCGGTCCTTGCCGGGGCGGTAGGTGGCGACGCCGGGGATGTCGAGCCGTATCCCGTCCACGACGGTGGACACGGCCCGGTCGCCGTCCCGTCTGATGTGGGCCACCGCGCGCAGCCGCAGATCGGTGCCGGCGAGCGGGAGCGATCCGTCGATACGTACGGAACCGGCGCCGTTGTCGGTGAACTTGACCTGGGATGCACCCAGTTCACGGCCGAGGTCGTCGAAGGTCAGCAGCACCCGCCCGTCCAGCTTGCCGATGACCGCGCCGGTGAGGGAGGTGGGCAGCCCGCCTTCGATACGGATGTCCTCGGCGCCCGCCCGCACCTCGGCGAGCGAGACCCGGTCGGCGGCGACGTGCGGGACGGCGACGTCCACGCGGTCGAGCCGCTTGCTCACGACCTGGGTGAGGAACGGAAAGCCGTGGATGTCGACCGCGGGGCGGGTGACCAGGCCGAGCGACCGCTGAAGCTGCGACTCGGCCCTGTCCTGCGCGTACAGCACGGCGGTACGGTCCGCGAGCAGCAGGAAGGCCGCGCAGACGAGGACGGCGACGGTCGCCTTGAGCGCGGCGGGCAAGGACCCGAACCGCCGCCGGGCCCGGCGGTCACGGCGGCCGGGGCTGTCACGGCGGTCACGGCCGCCGAAGAGGCCCCGGCGGCCGGCCCGGTGGTTGGGCGGGGACCACTCGTCGTCGGAGTCGGCGGGGTCGGCAGGGTCGGCAGGGCTGGCGGGGTCCGGGGCGAGCCCCAGATCCAGCGGGTCGCGCGGGTCGCGCGGGTCGTAGGCGAACTCTTCCTCGGGGGTGGCGAGTTGGCCGAGTTCGTCGTACGGGTTGGGCGGCAGTTCTGGGGCCCGCGGTGCGGATGGCGGCGGGGACAGGGGCGAGGCTGGCGGCGGGGACGGAGGTACGTGGTCGGGCATGCGTGTGGGGGGTCGCATCGACTCATCCCAACACGCACGCCCTGCACGCACGCAAGTTCGAGGGCGTCATGTGGGCTTATTCACTCGCGAACCGGGCGCGCAGATGCTTCTGGCCCACGCCGCGCCCACGAACGGCCGACTGGCCCTCTCACCCCACGCCGCTCGGGATGCTGGTGCCGCATATTCCGCTGTTCCGCTGTTCCGCTGTTCCGCTGTTCCGCCCACACGAAGGAGTACCCGTGCGATTCCGCGCCCTTGCCGTCTCGGCACTGCTCGCCGCCGCCTCGTTCGCCCACCTCGGCACGGCCTCGGCCGCCGCCCCCGTCGACCTGGCCTCCCAGCGCATCGCGGCCGAGGAATCCGAAGAATGCGGCCCCTTCGTCGGAGCCCAGCGGGTGAACGGGACGGGATTCGACACCTGTGTCCCCGGCGGTGAGTGGGTCTATCAGGACTGCGCTCCGGGCACCGTTTCCGTCCAGGGCTTCGGCGCGGCCCGCTACCGCATCTGGTGCATCATCCCCGACTGACCGCCGGTCACACCGAGCTGGTAACAGTCGCCCCCGAACGATGCCGCGCGGTCCGTCAACGTGCGCGGCATCGTTCGAAGTCGGACCAGGGAGAACAGCTCAGCCGTTGTGCCGGATCAGCGACTCGACCAGCCCGGCCCGGGTCGCGGGGAAGTCCAGCGGCACGATTCCCAGCCCGCGCCACCCGCTCCCCTCGGACCCGTCCAGGAGGGTGTGGACCTGCGGGTTGAGCCGGTCCGAGTTCCAGCGCGGCGGCAACAGGGCAGCCGTGCTGACGTAGTTGATGTACATCTTGCCGGGTTCCCGCACCGCCTTGCGGAACTGCGCCTCGATCTTGGGGTACTTGGCCCCGGGCTCCGCCTGGTAGTCGTCCTGGATGTCGAACAGGCCGCCGTCCCCGTACCGCACCCCGGGCAGTCCGCCGTTGTCCGCGAGCAGCACGACCCGGCCGCGCGCCTCGCCGAGCGTCGGCAGATTGCCGTCGAGCCGGAAGAGGGAGCGCCAGCCCTTGCCGTCCAGGTACGTGTCGAAGATCCGCCGGAACTCGGCATCGCTCTCGGTCGAGTACTCCTGCTTGACGCGCATCAGCACGGTCTCGGAGGGGTGGGCCTGGAGGAAGCCGCGGCAGGCGCCGAGGACGTCGTCGAAGTTGAGGTTCTGGTAATAGGCGGCGTGGTGAATCGTGAACGCGTTCTCGAACGCCCGGCACCGGACGTCCAGGAACCGCACACCGCTGTCGAGTTGCTCGGCGATGGTGGTGCTCTGGCACGCCACATAGAGCCCGCCCGAGCGCGCCCCGGCGTTGTGTGTGCCGGGGATGGTCAGCCGCTGTACGGGGGTGGAGTCGGCGAAGCCGCCCATCCAGTCCTGTGTGGCGAAGACCCGCGCCTCGTCGGCGGCGGCGGTGCCGGCCCCGACGCCCACGAGGGCGGCGGCGGAGGCGGCGAGCGCGCCGGTGAGGAAGCCGCGCCGGGCAAGTCCGCTGCCGAGAGCGGACGTTGAGGCGTAGGTGGGCGTGTGGGTGGGGGTGGCGCGGTGGTACGTGGCCATGTGGGGGACCTCCGTAAGCCGTGAATCGAGATGTCTTATCGAGTGAGCCCTCGGAGTATGACCGGTGCACATCACGCAGGAACAGCCCTTCCGGGAAGCCGAGTCAACGCGGTGCGGCCCCTGAGGAGCAGATGGCGGGCCCCGACCGGGAGCCGCCCCGGGGGCTGACCCCGGAACCGCCTGGGGGATACCCCCACCCCGCTTTCTGCTGGTGCTCCCATGGTCCGGCACCCCGGCCCGGAGCAGGATCGAACTCTCACCCGACTCAAGGTCAGCAGACCGCCGGTCACCCCGCGAAGAGTGAATGAGAGACGGTCGAAACCATCATGTCTGAGGGACTCGCTGAGGGACTTATCGCCCGCACAGGGCACTGGTGTTTCCGGCACCGCTGGCAGGTGCTGCTGATCTGGGCGGCCGCGGTCGCCGTCGGCGTCCTGAGCGCGGGGCCGGTGTTCGGGTCGCTGTCGAGCGGGAGCGGCCCGTCGTCCATGGAGTCGATCCAGGCCGGTGCCGTACTCGACAAGGGAAGCGATCGCGGCGGGGTCGTCATCGGTGTCATCGACGGCGTCGACACGGCGGCGCCGGAGGTACGGGAAGACGTACGGTCCCTCGCGGGCACGCTCAAGCGGGTCGACGGGGTGGCCGCGGTGGTCACCCCGTACGACACGGGCTTGGCTGCGGCCGATACCGCGATGCTGACGGCCGAGGACAAGCGCGGTCTGCTCGTACAGGTCACCCTGTCCAAGCTGGACGACGACGCGGAGGCCACCGCGATCGACGCACTCGGCGACACCCTGCACGGTTTCGCCGCGACCCTCGCGGACAGCGGCCAGGGCGACGCCCGGGTGACCGTCGGCGGCGAACCGGTCATGGAGAAGCAGTTCACGGAGCAGGCGTCCACGGACCTGTCCGGCGCGGAGACGCTGTCGCTGCCGATCACACTGGTGGTGCTGGTGTTCATCTTCGGCGGTGTGATCGCGGCGGGGCTGCCGGTGCTCGGCGCGGTCGTGTCGATCGCGTTCTCGATGGCGATTCTGCTGCTCATCACCCAGTTCACGTCGATCACTTCGGACGCGGTGACGGTGGTGACACTCCTCGGGATGGGCCTGTCCATCGACTACGGGCTGCTGCTCGTCGCCCGCTACCGCGAGGAGCTGGGGGCCGGTTACGCGCCGGAGGAGGCGCTGGGCCGGGCGTGGGCGACGGCGGGGCGCACCATCGCCTTCAGCGCCCTCACGGTGGCCGCGGCACTGACCGGACTGCTCATGTTCGACATCCCCGAGCTGGCGGCGCTCGGCGCGGCCGGTGTCGCGATCGCGCTGGCGGCGATGCTGGTGGCGCTGACGCTGACGGCGGCGCTGGTCGGCTTCGCCCGTCACCGGATCAAGCCCGCGCGGCCCCCGAAGTCCCCGAAGCCCTCGAAGTCCCCGACGTTCTCGCAGTCTTCGCAGTTCCCGAAGCCCTCGCAGTCCTCTCAGCCCTCACAGCGGCACGGCGCGGTGCCGGCAGCGCCGGTGGACCCCGCCGAGACCGGCTTCTTCGCCGGGCTCGCCCGCCGTGTCCAGCGCCGGCCGCTGACCACCATGCTGGTCACAGGCGTGGCCCTGGTCGCAGCGAGCCTTCCCGTGCTGTCGATGTCGATGCATCTCAGCGACCCCGGAGCGCGCCCCAGGTCCCTGGAGTCCGTACGGGTCACCGATCAGCTCGCCGACCGCTTCGACCTGCCGACGGTCCCGACCCTCACGGTCGTCGCCCGCACCGACGCCGCGGCCCTGGACGACTGGGCGCGGCGCTGGACGGACAAGCCAGAAGTCACCCGCGTCTACCCGGCGCAGGAGTCCGGCCCGGGGCTGGCGACCATCGGCATCGACACCACGGGCGACCCCGAGGGCGCCACGGCACGGGACCTGGTGCACGAGATCCGCGCCGACCGCCCCGGCGGCGGCGAGTCGTGGGTCACCGGCGACGCCGCGGTCCTCGACGACATACTTCAGCAGATCGTCGACCGGCTCCCGCTCGCGATCGCGGTCACGCTCTTCGCGATGGTGCTTCTGCTGTTCGCGATGACCGGCTCCGTCGTCGTCCCCCTCACCGCCGTCGCCATGAACACCCTCTCGCTCGGGGCGACGTTCGGCCTGATGAGCCTGGTCTTCCAGCACGGCTTCCTCTCCGGCCCGCTCGACCTGCTGACCGTCGACGGCTTCAGCCCGTTCACCGTGGTGTGCGTCTTCGCCTTCGCGTTCGGCCTGTCGATGGACTACGAGGTGTTCCTGCTCGGCCGCATCAAGGAGTACGTGGCCGAGGGCCTCGAAACCGACGTCGCGGTACGGCGCGGCCTCCAGCACTCGGGCCGGATCATCACCTCGGCCGGGCTGCTGATGGTCATCGTCTTCGCCTGCTTCGTCACCGGCAGCATGGGCGCGATCCAGCAGCTCGGCCTCGGCCTGGCCACGGCCGTGGCCATCGACGCCACGCTCGTACGGTGTGTGCTCGTGCCCGCCGTCATGACCCTGCTGGGCCCCGCCAACTGGTGGGCCCCGGCCCCGCTCAAGCGGCTCCACCGCCACATCGGCCTGCACGAGACGGTGCTCCCGGCGACGGCTCCGGCCGCAGTACCGGCTGCCGTACCGGCTCCGGCACCCGTACGGCAGCCGGAGTGGCAGCCGGAGCCGGTGCGGCGTCCGGAGCCGGTGCGGCGTCCGGAGCCGGTGCGGCGTCCGGAGCCGGTCCGGACCGAGCCGCCGCGCCGTTCGACCACCCAGCTCCTGACCAAACCGCAGGTGGAGACGGAGACGGCGGTACGGACGGAGACGGCGGTACGCACGGAGACGGCGGTACAGGCGGAGACGCCCGTACGAACAGAGACGGCGGAGCAGGCGGACACCGCCGTACAGACCGAAGCACCAGCGGAGACGCCGGTACGCCGCAAGCGCGCGTCGGTCGCCATCGCCTACCTGTGGTGGTTCCCCCTCGGCCTCTTCGGCGCGCACCACTTCTACCTGGGGAGGACCGGCCGGGGCGTGCTCTACCTGTGCACGGCCGGCCTCCTGGGACTCGGCTGGCTGGTCGATCCCTTCACACTGCCGGGCCAGGTCCGCAAGACCAACCTGGACCGCCGGAAAGCCTGACGGCGGTGACGGCGGCCCGGGTTCGCGACGAGACACCCGGGCCCTGTCCAAGCGGCATGGCTTCGTCGCGGTCGAGTACATCGACGGCTCGCACAACGAGGAGTACGGACCGGACGTCCGCTACACCTGGCAGCCTCGCGCACAGGAGTAGGAGTACGTGCGGTAACCCCCGGGACGACCGGCGGTCACGCCGCTCAGACCCCGCCCCGGCTGCTGCGCTTGTTGCGCTCGGCGACGCGCGTGCTCAACTGCTCGGCGGTGGGGGACGACGGTTCGGGGGTACTGGCGTCCGGTTCCGGGTCCGGGTCCGGGTCCGGGTCCGGGTCCGGGTCCGGGTCCGGGGGTACGGACGCGGGCACAGCGGACGCGGGCGCGGGCGTCGGCGGGATGTCCCGGGGCACGAGGAGCGAGCCGTTCATCCCGAACGTGGCGATCAGCAAGGACAGCCGCTGCCGCGCGTAGCTCCCCTTCACGCCGCCCACCCCCGCAGCCCACGCGCCACCCGGCAGAGCAACTCCGGCGTCGGCGCGGCGAATTCGCGGGGCACGGAGGCGGGTACCAGGCCCCAGCGGTCACCGGCCGGCCGTTCGGGCCCCTCGGCCATCGGCAGATCCGCTTGATCGAGGGCGAGTTGTTGTGTCGTAGACAGCGTATTGAGCGTCATGCCATCCCCTCGGACAGAGAGACAGGAAGAACAGGGCTCGCCCCCGGCGCCCTTGGCCGGCGTGACGAGCGTCGGGCACGGGGGCGAGCCCTGCCGGGACACTCCCCCAACAGGCGCAGGGTTGAAGGGAGTTGTGCAGCTCTGGGCATAGCCCTGCCGAGGGATCAGCCCGAAGCGGCGACACCCACGACGCTAGCGCTCGCCGCCACTCCGTATCAATAGTTTGACTCCTAACGAGTGATACGGGCTTCTTTAGCTAGTGCTACAACGTCGCGCGGATTAGCGTCCCATCAACCGTTGGACACGGCCTGTGAACGAACAGGCCGACCAGCGGCATCCACCAGGAAGAAGCGCACCTGTGCGCGAGAAAAATAGGAGGACACGATGGGCGTTCAGATGGCCGATACGCACGAGACTCCGGTATCCGCCCCGGAGGGGTGGCGCGGCGTGCCGTTCCGGCTGCCCGACCTTCCGGACCACATGGCCGAGGCCGACGGCGGCAAGCACGACGGAGGCCCGAAGCCCCCGGAGGCGCCGCGTGAGCCCGGCGGCGACCAGGGTGGCAGCGGCGGCTCCAAGTAGCTGACCGCTCGGCCGGGCCGGTGTCGGCTCCCCGAGAAAACCGGTTACGGTCCTGGGGAGCCGACAGCCGAGGCGCTCACCCTGCTCAGCAGCCTTCCGCCACACGGATGCGGGAGATACCGTCAGGCGCACACCGTGTGACCCGGGCCCCGCGATCACCATTCGAGCTGTACGCCTCAAGGAGGAGCGGTGGGGTGGCGATTCACTCAACGGCGAACGGCGGGCAGTCGCCAACGCCCTCCAACGCGGTGATCACGCAATCGCTTGCGGCCAGTGGGCCTTTGCCCTGCGCCAGTACCAGAAGGCCAACAGCCATGCGGTCAGGGTCGCCCAGGCCGGGCAAGGCGACCAGGACCAGGCGGTACTGGGCTCAGTTTTCTACAACCTGGCCGAACTCCACGTGAAGACCGGCAACGTCTCGATGGGCTGGCTGTCCGCGCTCCAAGCCTGCCAGGTGTACGGCCCGCTGGACCCCTCGGCCGCCCGGCCCACCGCCGTAGCCTCCTGCCTCACGGGCGCAAGCACGCCCCTGGCGGAGGAACGGATCGCCCTGAGCGCCGACGCCAGGTCGCGCTACGTCCTGCTCAGCGCGGGCTTGGTAAGGGAGTTCGGGTCTCAGGCACTGCGCGTGGACATTGGTGGCGGCGCGCTCGGTGGGATCACCGACGTCTCCGAAGCAGTCGAACGGATCGGCGAAGCAGCCGTGCGCACCTTCCAGGAACTGGTACGTCACGGCCACTGCTGCACCGACGCCGACGTCACCCGCACCCGACGGCGCGTCACCCAGGCACGCGCCATCGTCGGCGCCTGACCGCCGATCGCGCCCTCACCCGACTGAGAGTCGTTTACGGGCGACCCTCCTTGTATCGTCGCTGCTGGTAGCGCTGGCGGCGGGGGTATTTTCGCCTGATACCGGGGCGCCGGCAGCTGGTGCGGTGCAGTACGGCAGCGGCACGTTCATCGGCTGGATGACGCGCTGCGCCACTGTGCTGACGGCACTCGGACGGCGCAGGCTCGTCACCTCGTGAGCCCGGACAGCAAACGGACGGCCTCCCCTCTGCGCCAAAGGGAAACCGCCCGCAGCCGCGACATGGCGAACTCACGCCAGGTCGTCGAACTCGCCCTCCTTGGCGCCGCCCAGGAACGCGCGAAGCTTGGCGCGAGTGGTGCGGATGACGACGTCTGGGTTGTCGCTCTCGCGCATCAGGATCTCGCCTCCCTGCTCGGCAAGTTCCAGACAGTCGGAGCCTTCAGCATTGGAGGACTTCGAAGACTTACGCCACTGAATTTCCATGATTATCACGCCTTCATACCATTTTTGCGATCTTGCGAATGAAGTCCCTTGAACTCGTTGGATCAAGAGACTTCTCTTCCGTCCGATCCAGCGCGACCCGCCAGTTTTCAAGACTGGTCTCGGCATCCAGAAAACCTGATCCGGTCGCGGTGTCCGTCTGGACGGTGTCAAGCTGCGGGACAGCGCCGTAGACGTAGTGTGCCGAACTGCTGGCATACGGGAAACCGCCTGCCGCGAACGGGATGGCACGGATGGTGACGTTGTCCCGATCCGACTGCTCCAACAAGTTGCCGAGCTGCGCCCGGGCAACCGCCGAACCTCCATACGTCATCCGCAGCGCAGCCTCATGAATCAAGAACGTGCAGGCAGGCGCGTGCGCCCGATCGAGCACATCACGACGCTTCAGGCGGTGCGACACCTGCCGCCGCTGACGTGCCGGGCTCGGCGGGGGAACACTCTCCGAGAACACGGCGCGGACATAGTCCTCCGTCTGAAGCAAACCAGGCATGTACATAATCTGGACCGACCGGATGCCCGTGGCGTGATGCTCCAACTCCGCGAGATCGAGCGCATCACTGGTGAGGTCACGACGGTAATCCTCCCACCAGCCGTTTATGCGCTCCGCGGCCATCGCCGCAAGGGCCTCCACGTACGCGGCATCCGGGCACTCGTAGTGACCTGCCCAGGTGCGTACGCGATCGGCACTCACGCCGAACCGGCCCGACTCGGTGTTACTCAACGCGGTGCGATCGGCGCCGAGCAACGACGCGGCATGGGTCAGCGACAGGCCGGCGTGCTCCCGGATCTTGCGCAACTCGGAACCCAATCGGCGCTGCCGTGCCGTGGGCGATTTCCTCGGCGGCATCGACCCCTCCTTGTGATCACGTATCAACATCACTCAGGCCCTGATGGTATTCCACTCGTCACCTCCATGCGCCGATCGAGTCACAAGCTTTATACGTTGCGCTATGGTCATCCCAGCACCGCGTCGTCCGCCGACGAGACCGAAGTGCAGCCACTCCCGTGCGCCCCGAACCAGGGCCACAGGCATGGCCATTGCCACGGCGGGCGGACAACGCACCAGCTCAGACCGCAGCGTTGGGAGAACGACATGACCCCCGTGACCGCCGCCGCACCCCCCGCACCTCCGCCCCCTCAGCCCGGGGAGACGTACCGGCTGGCACTGCCGAACACGCCAACCGCCCCGCGAATCGCACGTAGTTTCGTCAGTTCACTGCTGACCATCAGCGAACACGGCGCCCTCGTGGACGACGCACGGATCTGCGTGACCGAAGTCGTCACCAATGCCCACCGCCACACCGGGACGCCGCTGATCCGCGTGGCCGTGATCGTCGGTGTCAGCCAGGTGACCGTGGCCGTGACCGACGACAGGCCCTGGCTCCTGCCGGTCCCGACGGCCGCCGCCCGCACGAAATGCGGCGCGGAAGGCGG
It encodes the following:
- a CDS encoding sensor histidine kinase → MTSLVRRLRTLPLRSRLALLVASAVAVAVAVAAVACWLLTRNQLESELDTSLQNLSAPPDAVRDALDNCGATSGTDNRAAFAYIQVVLTDGTRCVTSYSEPVKVEQRDVDVARGSESSSLHNSTTANGAKVRVFTVRLSNRPGVQAAVSVSRPLAEIDSSLNQLALLLAAVTGVGILGAGAAGLWIARAGLRPVDGLTRAVEHVARTEDLTVRIPVEGEDEVARLSRSFNSMTAALASSRDRQSQLIADAGHELRTPLTSLRTNIELLARSEETGRAIPPDDRKALMASVKAQMTELASLIGDLQELSRPDAADPGPLQIVGLHTAMTNALERARLRGPDLTIETDLNPWYVRAEPAALERALINVLDNAVKFSPSGGVIEVALSTGGELTVRDHGPGIPAEELPHVFERFWRSSSARALPGSGLGLSIVARTVQQTGGEIALRQAAGGGTVAAIRIPGAPMPPPETY
- a CDS encoding LmeA family phospholipid-binding protein, encoding MRPPTRMPDHVPPSPPPASPLSPPPSAPRAPELPPNPYDELGQLATPEEEFAYDPRDPRDPLDLGLAPDPASPADPADPADSDDEWSPPNHRAGRRGLFGGRDRRDSPGRRDRRARRRFGSLPAALKATVAVLVCAAFLLLADRTAVLYAQDRAESQLQRSLGLVTRPAVDIHGFPFLTQVVSKRLDRVDVAVPHVAADRVSLAEVRAGAEDIRIEGGLPTSLTGAVIGKLDGRVLLTFDDLGRELGASQVKFTDNGAGSVRIDGSLPLAGTDLRLRAVAHIRRDGDRAVSTVVDGIRLDIPGVATYRPGKDRAHSGLRLAPEAATRIAEEKDRARALLEVPAVVERLGVPQARVREALRGEDELARLTGTPHFARKLMGLNLIDVVADHPELLREAGLEPGLVEALLDLRPPELSDSLSLSFTLPKTPGDLRLRHITVERDGIHARLVGSELRVGRTP
- a CDS encoding phosphatidylinositol-specific phospholipase C, with translation MATYHRATPTHTPTYASTSALGSGLARRGFLTGALAASAAALVGVGAGTAAADEARVFATQDWMGGFADSTPVQRLTIPGTHNAGARSGGLYVACQSTTIAEQLDSGVRFLDVRCRAFENAFTIHHAAYYQNLNFDDVLGACRGFLQAHPSETVLMRVKQEYSTESDAEFRRIFDTYLDGKGWRSLFRLDGNLPTLGEARGRVVLLADNGGLPGVRYGDGGLFDIQDDYQAEPGAKYPKIEAQFRKAVREPGKMYINYVSTAALLPPRWNSDRLNPQVHTLLDGSEGSGWRGLGIVPLDFPATRAGLVESLIRHNG
- a CDS encoding MMPL family transporter, with the translated sequence MSEGLAEGLIARTGHWCFRHRWQVLLIWAAAVAVGVLSAGPVFGSLSSGSGPSSMESIQAGAVLDKGSDRGGVVIGVIDGVDTAAPEVREDVRSLAGTLKRVDGVAAVVTPYDTGLAAADTAMLTAEDKRGLLVQVTLSKLDDDAEATAIDALGDTLHGFAATLADSGQGDARVTVGGEPVMEKQFTEQASTDLSGAETLSLPITLVVLVFIFGGVIAAGLPVLGAVVSIAFSMAILLLITQFTSITSDAVTVVTLLGMGLSIDYGLLLVARYREELGAGYAPEEALGRAWATAGRTIAFSALTVAAALTGLLMFDIPELAALGAAGVAIALAAMLVALTLTAALVGFARHRIKPARPPKSPKPSKSPTFSQSSQFPKPSQSSQPSQRHGAVPAAPVDPAETGFFAGLARRVQRRPLTTMLVTGVALVAASLPVLSMSMHLSDPGARPRSLESVRVTDQLADRFDLPTVPTLTVVARTDAAALDDWARRWTDKPEVTRVYPAQESGPGLATIGIDTTGDPEGATARDLVHEIRADRPGGGESWVTGDAAVLDDILQQIVDRLPLAIAVTLFAMVLLLFAMTGSVVVPLTAVAMNTLSLGATFGLMSLVFQHGFLSGPLDLLTVDGFSPFTVVCVFAFAFGLSMDYEVFLLGRIKEYVAEGLETDVAVRRGLQHSGRIITSAGLLMVIVFACFVTGSMGAIQQLGLGLATAVAIDATLVRCVLVPAVMTLLGPANWWAPAPLKRLHRHIGLHETVLPATAPAAVPAAVPAPAPVRQPEWQPEPVRRPEPVRRPEPVRRPEPVRTEPPRRSTTQLLTKPQVETETAVRTETAVRTETAVQAETPVRTETAEQADTAVQTEAPAETPVRRKRASVAIAYLWWFPLGLFGAHHFYLGRTGRGVLYLCTAGLLGLGWLVDPFTLPGQVRKTNLDRRKA
- a CDS encoding DUF397 domain-containing protein, with the translated sequence MEIQWRKSSKSSNAEGSDCLELAEQGGEILMRESDNPDVVIRTTRAKLRAFLGGAKEGEFDDLA
- a CDS encoding Scr1 family TA system antitoxin-like transcriptional regulator is translated as MPPRKSPTARQRRLGSELRKIREHAGLSLTHAASLLGADRTALSNTESGRFGVSADRVRTWAGHYECPDAAYVEALAAMAAERINGWWEDYRRDLTSDALDLAELEHHATGIRSVQIMYMPGLLQTEDYVRAVFSESVPPPSPARQRRQVSHRLKRRDVLDRAHAPACTFLIHEAALRMTYGGSAVARAQLGNLLEQSDRDNVTIRAIPFAAGGFPYASSSAHYVYGAVPQLDTVQTDTATGSGFLDAETSLENWRVALDRTEEKSLDPTSSRDFIRKIAKMV
- a CDS encoding ATP-binding protein: MTPVTAAAPPAPPPPQPGETYRLALPNTPTAPRIARSFVSSLLTISEHGALVDDARICVTEVVTNAHRHTGTPLIRVAVIVGVSQVTVAVTDDRPWLLPVPTAAARTKCGAEGGADQAEFEDGRGIALVANLAHAWGTTIYASDPTGRKAIWFTLESPG